The genomic segment CTCGGGGTGCGGGAAATCCACGCTTCTTTCGATCATTGCCGGACTTGAGGAAACCTCCTATGGGACGCTGAACATGGGCAGCCGGGATGTGACCGACCTGTCCGCAAAGGACCGGAATATCGCCATGGTGTTCCAGTCCTACGCGCTTTACCCAACCATGTCGGTGCGAGAGAACATCACGTTCGGCATGGAAAACAGGAAGGTCCCCAAGGACCAGCAGAAAAAGGCGGTCGCGGACGTTGCAAAGCTTCTGCAGATCGAAGCGCTTCTGGAGCGGAAACCGTCGCAACTCTCAGGCGGACAACGACAGCGGGTTGCCATGGGGCGCGCGCTCGTGCGGGATCCTGAATTGTTCCTGTTTGACGAACCTCTTTCCAATCTCGATGCAAAGCTCCGCGTCGAGATGCGCACCGAAATCAAGAAGCTGCACAAACGTTTGGGCCAGACGATCGTGTATGTCACGCACGATCAGATCGAAGCGATGACGCTGTCGGATCGCATCGTGGTCATGAATGGCGGGATCGTTCAGCAATTCGCGGATCCGGACACGATCTACCGCGAACCGGCGAACAGGTTCGTTGCTGGCTTCATGGGATCGCCTTCCATGAATTTCATTGATGCGGTGGTCGAAGGTAAACCCGGAAACATCACCCTGGTTCGCCGGTCCGGCGACGGCGAACTGACGATCCCTCTGAAAGACCGTCATGATGAGCTTGCCGCCTATGCCGGCAGGACCGTTACCATAGGCGCGCGCCCGGAGCATTTCGTCCTGACCAGTACAGGTGAAGACGCATGCGTGCCGATTTCCGCCCGTGTCGATGTGGTTGAACCGACAGGCCCCGACACGATGCTGGTGTTTTCGTCTGCGGATCTTTCGCTTGTGGCGGTTTTGCCAGCGAATTTCCGCCCGGAGGAAGATGCCCGGATAGACCTCTTCCTCGACCTTGAGAACATCTGCTTTTTCGACCCCGAGACAACCGAGCGGATTCCGAGGACCTGAAGCATGACCGACTTCGCACTTTACCCGAGCCTTCAAGGCCTGAACGCATTCGTGACGGGAGGTGCGACCGGTATCGGGGCTGCGATCGTTTCGGCTTATGCGGCACAAGGTGTTCGGGTGGGGTTTGTCGACATCAATGAAAATGCGGGGACGGCTCATCGCAAACGGCTTAAAGAGCAAGGAGCAGAGGTCTGGTTCCGCGCCGTGGACGTTACCGAGACGCGGGAGCTGCAGTTGGCCATTGAGGCGTTTTCGGAGAGAGGAGGGCCGATCGATCTTCTGGTCAACAACGTCGCCAACGATACGCGCCACGCATGGAGCGACGTCACGCCGGAAATGTGGGAGAAGTCGCTCGCGGTCAATCTCAACCCGGTGTTCTTCGCCATACAGGCCGTTGCAGCCGGGATGATGGAAAGACAGCGCGGTTCGATCATCAATTTCGGCTCGATCTCCTGGAAGGCAAAACACGGGGGCATGCCCGCCTATACGACCGCAAAGGCCGCCATTCACGGGTTGACGCGTTCTTTTGTGCGGGAGTTCGGTGCACACGGCGTGCGCATAAACACCGTGCTTCCGGGCTGGGTGCTGACGGAAAGACAGCTGACAGAACATTTCGGTGATGACGGCAATTCCATTCTCGAACAAAACCAGCCTTTGCGCGGCACGATCAGCGAAAGGGATGTGGCGGCACTGGTGATGTTCCTGAGCGCCGACGACAGTTCCATGTGCACGGGCCAGGAATTTACGCTCGACGGCGGCTGGATCTAACCTCTTAATAACCGGAGACTTTTCATGAACAGAATTGATCTAGACGGTCGTGTCGCGATCGTGACGGGAGCCGCGCGTGGCATGGGCTACGCGATTGCACAGCGGTTTTTGCAGTCCGGAGCGTCCGTTATGCTCTGGGACCTGAAAGAGGACACTTTGCGTAAGGCGCAGAAAAAACTTTGCGCATTTGGCGATGTGCAGGCCGAGCAGCTTGATGTCGTCGACTTTCCGGCCGTCCGGGCTGCCGCCGACCGCGTCAAGGAAAAGCATGGCAGGATCGACATTCTCGTCAATTCCGCCGGGATTGCCGGTGTGAATACACCGCTCGCTGATTATCCCCTTGATGTCTGGAACCAGGTCATGAGCGTCAACCTCAACGGGATTTTTCATACCTGCAAGGCTGTTGTGCCGCATATGCAATCCGGCGGCTACGGCAGGATCGTCAATATTGCCTCAATGGCAGGAAAGGACGGAAACCCAAATGCGTCCGCCTATTCGGTTTCAAAGGGCGCCGTCATCACGCTGACCAAGAGCCTCGGCAAGGAACTCGCGCAACAAGGCATTGCGGTAAATGTCGTTGCTCCTGCTGTCGTGGGGACTGAAATGCTTCAGGACGTAACCGAAGAGCAGCTCGGTTACATGCTTGCCAAGATCCCGATGGGGCGCATGGGCACGGTCGAAGAGATTTCGAGCCTCGTAAGCTGGCTCGCATCTGAAGACTGTTCCTATTCCACCGGTGCCGTCTACGATCTGTCTGGAGGCCGCGCAACTTACTAGGCAAAACAAACTGCAACCGCCAAAGGAGCTGATCGCGTTCGGGTAAGAACAGATCAGCTGCAAGGCGCTTGAAAAGATCAGCGTTCGCGAGGAGCCGCCTCTTGACCCGAAAGGTCAGGTTGATCGGGCTGCATCAAAAGCGCTCGCGGCCTCAGCTTGCAGGCGTTGCAAACGAAGCACTGAGGCGTCCCGCTTTCTTTCTCTCCGCTTCCAGATCGGCGATTTTCCGGTCGATTTCGGTGCGATCGAGGAGGCCGTGGATATTTTCGCGCGTTGGCATCAGTTCTGCGAAATGCAGATAGCGCTCCTGTGCGACCGCATGCAACCGGCGGAGTTCTTCCAGCGGCGCTGCATGGTCGTCGGCGCGTATGTCCAGCCAGGGATAGTCTTCATCGTGTACGATTTTGAGGGCTGCTGACTGGCGCCCGCGTTTGTCTCCCCCGGCAGCCTCAGCCGCTTCCATCGCGCTCAAGAGCCTTTCTTCGAAGGGCAGGTTGGTGTTTGTCAGATAGGCTTCCATGGCGGCTTCGATAACCTGCGGACCCGCGAGCATGTTTCCGGCAACCGTGACGTGGTCTTCAATCAGATGACCGCACCAGTCGATGCATTTGTCACCGGTGAAGGCTGCGGCCCTGCCTTTTGCGTCGATAAGGTGGATCTGGCGGGAATGGCTCCCGTCGTCCCGGTCCACGACCGTATCGATGACCCTTTGTGCAGAGACACCCGAACGGAGGAGGGAAAGCCCTTCCGTTCCATAGATCGGACTGACCAGTGCTTGCGTTGCGATCGCACCGACCTGTCCGGCCAGGTGCGGCACGACGGCACCAGCGGCAAAAAAGCGGCTCGCTACAGAGATCCCATAGTACCCCGTGGCCTTGTCTCGAGCGACAATTGAAAATGTCATCTCTGTCTGCCTTTCCTCATCTGCCGGCCGCATAGGCCTGCATCAGGCGCGGTGTTGCACCGGCCCGCAACAAGCCGTGCGCGTCACGTGCTGCCACCGTCAGCCTGCCGATCGTCCATTCATCGGCAACTTCAACCGAATGCCCTTGGCTTCTCAGGCTGGAGAGCGTGTCTGCGCCAAAGCTTTCTTCCGCCATGATATGCCCCGGCTGGCGCTGACGCGGATGGAAGGACGCCGGAAAATGCGTGGTGTGAAAGAGCGGCATATCGAGGGCAGCCTGCAGATTGCGTTCGTGATGTGCCAGGCGCAGGAACAGGGCAAGCTGCCACTGATCCTGCTGGTCGCCGCCGGGGGTGCCGAATGCGAGGGCTGTCCCGTCATCGTGAAACGCTATGCTCGGCGTGAGTGTAGTGCGCGGACGTTTCCCGGGTGCCAGGGAGCCCGGAAGGCCGTCTTCAAGCCAGTACATCTGGGCGCGGGAATTGAGCGCGAACCCAAGTCCGGGAATAACCGGAGACGATTGCAGCCATCCGCCTGACGGTGTCGCGGACACGATATTGCCCCAGCGGTCTATGACATCGATGTGGACGGTATCGCCGCGTTTTTCCGACAAATGCGCCATCGTTGGTTCATAGACGCCGGTTTCAGAAATACCCGCGCTTTCGATGACTTTCATCGTGCGTTCGACCTGATCTTCAAAACCGGGAATGACACCCGGCCGCAGATCGGTGGACGCCTGCTCGCAAATGAGCGATCTGCGCTCCGCGTTGTAAGCTTCTGACAGGAGGACATTCAGCGGGACATCGCAGAAATTGGGATCGCCGTAATAGGCCTCCCGATCCGCATAGGCGAGTTTCATCGCCTCCGTGACAAGATGCACGAATTGTGGACCGGTGGGCTCGAGCGACGCGAGATCGAACCCGCGCAGAAGGGACAACGACTGCAAAAGAACAGGGCCCTGGCCCCAGGGGCCGGTCTTCAGAACCGTCCAGCCGTTATAAGCAGCGCTGACCGGGTCTTCATACGTAGCGGCATAGCCGGCAAGATCGTCAGCGCTCAGAACGGCTTTGTGGCGAGCGCCGGAACCATCCATCACTTCGGCCGTTTGCAGATAGTCGCCGATGGCTTCTGCGATAAATCCGCGATAGAAGCAGTCACGGGCCGCATCGATCTGCTTCTCGCGCCCGGTTGCAGCTTCGGCCTCTTTCAAAATCCTCGACCATGTTTCGGCCAGCACCGGGTTCGTGAAATTCGACTCAGGGGCTGGAACGCTGCCGCCGGGAACCCAGGTTTGGTAGGATGTCGGCCATTCGCTCTCAAAGAAGTCTTTCAGGCCCGCGATCGTCGCACTGACACGCGGCAGAAGCGGGTGCCCTTGGCTGGCATAGTGAATTGCCGGCTCAAGAACGGTTCTGAGCGGTAGGACGCCATGGTCCCGCAGAAGCAGCATCCATCCGTCAAAGGCTCCCGGGATGACGGTCGCAAGCAAGCCGTTCCCGGGAATAAGGTCGATGTTTTCGGACTTGTAGTGACTGATTGTTGCACCTGCCGGTGCAGCGCCTTGCGCGCAAAGGACCTTGGTTTCGTTCTGACTTGCGTTGTGGAAGAGGACCGGCAGGTCTCCGCCGGGTCCGTTGAGATGCGGCTCGACAACCTGAAGGGCAAGACCGGTTGCGACTGCGGCATCAAACGCATTGCCGCCGAGTTCCAGCATGCGCATGCCCACCGCAGTGGCGATCCAGTGTGTCGACGTAACGACACCGAAGGTGCCTTTGATCTCGGGTCTGGTGGTAAAGACTGTCATTTGGACATCCGGGTTTGAGCGTTTCCTGGGTTTTTTTATGTCTCACGAGGATCGAGCGCGTCTCGCAGCCCGTCGCCGAGTAGATTGAAGCCAAGGACGACCAGAAAGATCGCGATGCCTGGCCACATCGCCATCCAGGGAGCCTGGGTCATGAAGTTCTTGGCAACGTTCAGCATCGAGCCCCAACTTGGCGCGGGGGGCTGCTGGCCAAGCCCGAGAAAAGACAGGCTCGCTTCCGCAATGATGGCCGTCGCAATGGTCAGGGTTGCCTGAACGAGAATGGGAGCGAACACGTTCGGCAGGATGTAGCGTATCAGCAGGATCGGTGTGGAGAGGCCGATGGCGTGAGCACCTTCCACATAGTCTTCCATTTTGACCGCCAGGACTTCGCCCCGTGTCAGCCGGATAAAGATCGGCATCGCCGACAGGCCAATTGCGATCATCGCGTTGGTCAGGCTCGGTCCGAGAAATGCGGCAAGTGCTATTGCCAGAATGAGAAATGGCGTTGCGAGCAGTGCATCGGTTGCGCGTGAGATGATCTGGTCGATCCAGCCGCCGAAATACCCTGAAATCAGGCCGAAGGGGACACCAATCGAGACGGCAATCAGGACGGAAACAACGCCTGCAAGCAGCGATGCCTGTGCACCCCAGATCATTCTGGAGAGAATGTCGCGTCCGAGTTCGTCGGTCCCGAGCCAGTGCGCGGCCGAAGGGCCCTTGCGAATGGCTCCCCAGTCCGTTGCGGTCGGATCGGCGATCGGCAGTACGGGCGCAAGAATAGCAATGGAGACAAAAAACACGACCAGAAGGAAGCCCACAAAGGCACTCTTGTTGGCCCTGAGTTTCTTCCAGGCCCGGTTTCCGGATCTTGGTTGCTCCTCGGATCCGGCTCTCGGAATGTCGGCGGCGACGGTCACAGGGCAGTCCTCATGCGTGGATTGAGGAGGAAATACAGAACATCGGCGATGAGGTTCATGAGAATGAAGCCGACCGCCGTGCACATGACCACGCCCTGAACAACGGCGTAGTCCCGCGTGAACACGGCATCGACGATCAGCTTGCCGAAGCCGGGGATCGTGAAAATCTGTTCGGTCAGGACGGCGCCAGCGAGCAGCTCACCAAACAAAAGGGCACTCAGGGTGACGATCGGCAGCAGGGCGTTCCGAAAGGCGTGCTTCAGGACAACCACTTTCTCCTGCAGCCCTTTCGCGCGTGCGGTCCGGACATAATCGGCCCGCAGCACCCCAAGCATTGCCGAGCGTGTATGGCGCATCAAGGTTGCCGCCAGGGCCGTTCCGAGCACGAAGGCGGGCATGATCATCGTTTCAAGGGATCGGATCGGATCGACGAACGGCGATTCATAGCCGGAGGCCGGCAGCCAGCCGAGATGGACCGAGACCAGCATGATCAACATGATCCCAAGCCAGAAATTCGGTATCGACAGGCCGGATAGCGCAACGATATTGGCGGTGTAGTCGACAGCAGTACCTTTCTTGACCGCTGATACGATGCCCGCTGGTATGCCGATGATCATTGCAATAATCATGGCCATGACAGCAAGTTGGATCGTCACGGGAAGCTTTTCGCCGATGAGTTCCAGAACGGGCTGGTTGGTGCGCAGAGATATGCCGAAGTCACCCTGCAACATGCCGCTGACCCAGTAATAATATTGCAGCAGGATCGGTTCGTTGAGGTGGTACTTTTCCCGGATGAACGCCAGCGTCTCCGGGTCGCGCTCTTCGCCTGCCAGAACCAGCGCCGGATCTCCGGGCAAAAGCTTTTGCAAGAAAAAGACGAATACCGAGACCAGAAAAATGGTCGGGATAGCTATGGCCAATCGTCTTGCGATGAAAGACAGCATATTGGGGTCCGCCGGTGACCGGGGCCCGGCGGATATGCCGGGTCCCGCTATGTTCAGGAGTTACTTGAACTTCACGTTTTCCAGACGGATCATTCCGTCCGGATAAGGTTTGAAGCCTTCAAGCTTGTCCGAGAGAGCCCAGATCCACGTAACGTGGTAGAGGTAGATGAGCGGCATGTCCGCGTTCAGGATGTCGCGGGCCGCGTCGTACTTTTCCTTGCGGATCTCCAGATCCGTTGAAGTCCGGGCTTCGTCCAGAAGGGCGTCAATTTCGGGATTGCAGTATTTGCTGTCGTTGATCCCGCCTTCACAGGTCACGAACTGATGGATGTTGCCATCCGGATCGACGCGTCCCGACCATCCGATCTGGCTGGCCTGATAGTTGCCCGCAGACTGGTCCGACAGGAGGCTGGCAAATTCCATCGACTTCAGTTTGACGTTGAAGCCGGCTTCAGAAGCCATTGATTGTACGACCTGCATGAGCTGCGTTTGTACCGGGTTGTTGGCGACCTGGACTTCGACATCAAGACTGTCGAAACCGGCTTCTTTCAAAAGCGCCTTGGCCTTTTCAACGTCTCTTGCCGGAACCGGATGGTCTGTGTCGTACCAGGGGCTCGTCGGCGGATAGGGCTGGTTGCCGGGTGCAAATGCGCCTTCAAACACGACCTGGTTGATTGCTTCGCGGTCGAGGGACAGGCTGAAGGCTTCTCGTATCTTGGCGTCCTGGCCCAGAGGATTGTTGGCGCGGTCTCCGTTGGCAACATTCACCGTGATCCCCTGATAGCCGAGGCTCACGGCCTCTTCATATTGAAGCGATCCGTCGCCTTTCACGGACGCAGCATCGGTAGCCGCCAGGCGCTCGAGCATATCAAGATCGCCGGAGCGAAGGTTTGCGAGACGGACGGTCGTGTCGGGAATGGGCAGGAAGGTGACCTTGTCGAAATTGATCGCGTCCGCATTCCAGTATTCGGCAAACTTTTCAAGAACAATCCTGTCTTGCGCAACCCTTTCGACAAATTTGAACGGGCCGGAGCAAATCGGTTTCGCTCCCAGATCGACCCCGGCAGCAGCTGCTGCGGTCGGTGACAGCATCATGCCGGACCGGTCCGCAAACTGAGCCAGCAGCGTCGCATCGGGACCTTTCAGCTTGAACTGCACCTGATGAGGTCCGGTGACTTCAACCGACTGAATGTTCTTGACTTCACTCTTGCGCCGGCTTTCGGGCAGGTTCTGGGAGCGGTCGATATTGGCTTTGACAGCTTCGGCATCGAACGGTGTACCGTCATGGAACGTGACATCGTCGCGCAGATCCATTGTCAGGGTCAGGCCGTCGTCGGACCAGGACCAGCCAGTGGCGAGTTGCGGAATGATTTCGAGATCCGGTGTAATGTCGACAAGCTTGTCGCAAAGGGACGCATAGACGATACGGCCGACAAATGTCCGCGATTGATCGGGGTCAAGGACGTCCGGGTCTTCCTGAAGACCGATGCGAAGGTCGGCCGCCATGGCTGGCGTGATAATTGACGAAACACCAAGAAGCAGTGCTGCTAAGAGAGATTTACGCATTTTTGTCTTTCCTCTGGGTGGGAGTGGTACCGGGGGAGGAGGCTGTGCTTATCGACATTTTTTCGCTCCATTCCCGGTAAAGGGAAAAGCGTTTTTCAGTGGCCGCGCTTCGGGACGGTTCTTGTTTTTGTCTGGTCTGGGTGCCTGCGATTTTCTGCCAGTGATGGCAGGCGACCTCACGTGATCCATTGGCAGTTTCAAGCGTTGGACGCTCGGTTCCGCAACGTTCGCCGGCATGCCGGCAACGGGTATGAAAACGGCAGCCGGGAGGAGGGTTCAGCGGCGAGGGGATATCGCCCGGAAGATCCGCCTTCATTGATCGCATCCCGGGCGCTGGAACCGGGATCGAGCGCATCAGCGCCTGGGTGTAGGGGTGCCGGGGAGTGCCGTAGACAGTTTCCGTATCACCAATCTCAACGACCTCGCCGAGATACATGACTGCGACCCTGTCGCTCATGTGACGGATCACAGCGAGATCATGGGCGATCAGGATCAATGTGAGATTGAATTCGGTTTTCAAGTCTTCAAGCAGATTGATCACCTGGGCCTGCACGGACACATCGAGGGCTGAGACAGGCTCGTCGGCAACAATCACTTTCGGATCGCTCGCAAGGGCACGGGCTATGCCGATGCGCTGCCGCTGACCACCTGAAAATTCGTGCGGGTATCTGTCCGCCATGCTCGCGCGAAGCCCGACTCGCTGCAGCAGAGTGACCACCTTCTTTTGTCGTTCAGCTTTGCTGTCGTTGGTGTGAACGGTCAGCGGCTCTTCAACGATGGCCCCGACGGTCATCCTCGGATTGAGCGACGAGAAAGGATCCTGGAAAACGAACTGCAGGTCCTTGCGCAGCTTGCGCATATCACGGGCTGGAAGGTGAGCAATGTCATTGCCTTCGTAAAGCACCTCACCACTGGTAGGTTCCAAGAGCCGGACCAGGGTTCTGGCGAGTGTCGATTTCCCGCATCCGCTCTCCCCTACAATGGCGAGCGTTTCGCCGCGCTTGACCGCCAGGTCTACACCGTCGACGGCCCTGACGATTGTCATTGGATGGAAAAGACCG from the Roseibium sp. HPY-6 genome contains:
- a CDS encoding ABC transporter ATP-binding protein, with translation MASLTISNAWKKYGDFLALRDINLDIEDGEFVVLVGPSGCGKSTLLSIIAGLEETSYGTLNMGSRDVTDLSAKDRNIAMVFQSYALYPTMSVRENITFGMENRKVPKDQQKKAVADVAKLLQIEALLERKPSQLSGGQRQRVAMGRALVRDPELFLFDEPLSNLDAKLRVEMRTEIKKLHKRLGQTIVYVTHDQIEAMTLSDRIVVMNGGIVQQFADPDTIYREPANRFVAGFMGSPSMNFIDAVVEGKPGNITLVRRSGDGELTIPLKDRHDELAAYAGRTVTIGARPEHFVLTSTGEDACVPISARVDVVEPTGPDTMLVFSSADLSLVAVLPANFRPEEDARIDLFLDLENICFFDPETTERIPRT
- a CDS encoding SDR family oxidoreductase; the encoded protein is MTDFALYPSLQGLNAFVTGGATGIGAAIVSAYAAQGVRVGFVDINENAGTAHRKRLKEQGAEVWFRAVDVTETRELQLAIEAFSERGGPIDLLVNNVANDTRHAWSDVTPEMWEKSLAVNLNPVFFAIQAVAAGMMERQRGSIINFGSISWKAKHGGMPAYTTAKAAIHGLTRSFVREFGAHGVRINTVLPGWVLTERQLTEHFGDDGNSILEQNQPLRGTISERDVAALVMFLSADDSSMCTGQEFTLDGGWI
- a CDS encoding SDR family NAD(P)-dependent oxidoreductase; this translates as MNRIDLDGRVAIVTGAARGMGYAIAQRFLQSGASVMLWDLKEDTLRKAQKKLCAFGDVQAEQLDVVDFPAVRAAADRVKEKHGRIDILVNSAGIAGVNTPLADYPLDVWNQVMSVNLNGIFHTCKAVVPHMQSGGYGRIVNIASMAGKDGNPNASAYSVSKGAVITLTKSLGKELAQQGIAVNVVAPAVVGTEMLQDVTEEQLGYMLAKIPMGRMGTVEEISSLVSWLASEDCSYSTGAVYDLSGGRATY
- a CDS encoding DUF1028 domain-containing protein, with the protein product MTFSIVARDKATGYYGISVASRFFAAGAVVPHLAGQVGAIATQALVSPIYGTEGLSLLRSGVSAQRVIDTVVDRDDGSHSRQIHLIDAKGRAAAFTGDKCIDWCGHLIEDHVTVAGNMLAGPQVIEAAMEAYLTNTNLPFEERLLSAMEAAEAAGGDKRGRQSAALKIVHDEDYPWLDIRADDHAAPLEELRRLHAVAQERYLHFAELMPTRENIHGLLDRTEIDRKIADLEAERKKAGRLSASFATPAS
- a CDS encoding gamma-glutamyltransferase family protein; the protein is MTVFTTRPEIKGTFGVVTSTHWIATAVGMRMLELGGNAFDAAVATGLALQVVEPHLNGPGGDLPVLFHNASQNETKVLCAQGAAPAGATISHYKSENIDLIPGNGLLATVIPGAFDGWMLLLRDHGVLPLRTVLEPAIHYASQGHPLLPRVSATIAGLKDFFESEWPTSYQTWVPGGSVPAPESNFTNPVLAETWSRILKEAEAATGREKQIDAARDCFYRGFIAEAIGDYLQTAEVMDGSGARHKAVLSADDLAGYAATYEDPVSAAYNGWTVLKTGPWGQGPVLLQSLSLLRGFDLASLEPTGPQFVHLVTEAMKLAYADREAYYGDPNFCDVPLNVLLSEAYNAERRSLICEQASTDLRPGVIPGFEDQVERTMKVIESAGISETGVYEPTMAHLSEKRGDTVHIDVIDRWGNIVSATPSGGWLQSSPVIPGLGFALNSRAQMYWLEDGLPGSLAPGKRPRTTLTPSIAFHDDGTALAFGTPGGDQQDQWQLALFLRLAHHERNLQAALDMPLFHTTHFPASFHPRQRQPGHIMAEESFGADTLSSLRSQGHSVEVADEWTIGRLTVAARDAHGLLRAGATPRLMQAYAAGR
- a CDS encoding ABC transporter permease, whose translation is MPRAGSEEQPRSGNRAWKKLRANKSAFVGFLLVVFFVSIAILAPVLPIADPTATDWGAIRKGPSAAHWLGTDELGRDILSRMIWGAQASLLAGVVSVLIAVSIGVPFGLISGYFGGWIDQIISRATDALLATPFLILAIALAAFLGPSLTNAMIAIGLSAMPIFIRLTRGEVLAVKMEDYVEGAHAIGLSTPILLIRYILPNVFAPILVQATLTIATAIIAEASLSFLGLGQQPPAPSWGSMLNVAKNFMTQAPWMAMWPGIAIFLVVLGFNLLGDGLRDALDPRET
- a CDS encoding ABC transporter permease; amino-acid sequence: MLSFIARRLAIAIPTIFLVSVFVFFLQKLLPGDPALVLAGEERDPETLAFIREKYHLNEPILLQYYYWVSGMLQGDFGISLRTNQPVLELIGEKLPVTIQLAVMAMIIAMIIGIPAGIVSAVKKGTAVDYTANIVALSGLSIPNFWLGIMLIMLVSVHLGWLPASGYESPFVDPIRSLETMIMPAFVLGTALAATLMRHTRSAMLGVLRADYVRTARAKGLQEKVVVLKHAFRNALLPIVTLSALLFGELLAGAVLTEQIFTIPGFGKLIVDAVFTRDYAVVQGVVMCTAVGFILMNLIADVLYFLLNPRMRTAL
- a CDS encoding ABC transporter substrate-binding protein, with the translated sequence MRKSLLAALLLGVSSIITPAMAADLRIGLQEDPDVLDPDQSRTFVGRIVYASLCDKLVDITPDLEIIPQLATGWSWSDDGLTLTMDLRDDVTFHDGTPFDAEAVKANIDRSQNLPESRRKSEVKNIQSVEVTGPHQVQFKLKGPDATLLAQFADRSGMMLSPTAAAAAGVDLGAKPICSGPFKFVERVAQDRIVLEKFAEYWNADAINFDKVTFLPIPDTTVRLANLRSGDLDMLERLAATDAASVKGDGSLQYEEAVSLGYQGITVNVANGDRANNPLGQDAKIREAFSLSLDREAINQVVFEGAFAPGNQPYPPTSPWYDTDHPVPARDVEKAKALLKEAGFDSLDVEVQVANNPVQTQLMQVVQSMASEAGFNVKLKSMEFASLLSDQSAGNYQASQIGWSGRVDPDGNIHQFVTCEGGINDSKYCNPEIDALLDEARTSTDLEIRKEKYDAARDILNADMPLIYLYHVTWIWALSDKLEGFKPYPDGMIRLENVKFK
- a CDS encoding dipeptide ABC transporter ATP-binding protein — encoded protein: MKHFAQDTILEARNVGRNFTRGGGLFHPMTIVRAVDGVDLAVKRGETLAIVGESGCGKSTLARTLVRLLEPTSGEVLYEGNDIAHLPARDMRKLRKDLQFVFQDPFSSLNPRMTVGAIVEEPLTVHTNDSKAERQKKVVTLLQRVGLRASMADRYPHEFSGGQRQRIGIARALASDPKVIVADEPVSALDVSVQAQVINLLEDLKTEFNLTLILIAHDLAVIRHMSDRVAVMYLGEVVEIGDTETVYGTPRHPYTQALMRSIPVPAPGMRSMKADLPGDIPSPLNPPPGCRFHTRCRHAGERCGTERPTLETANGSREVACHHWQKIAGTQTRQKQEPSRSAATEKRFSLYREWSEKMSISTASSPGTTPTQRKDKNA